The segment CAGGGACGACGGCGTGGGAGTTGGCGATGGCGATGGTGGTGACGTGCCGGGTTCGGGCGGGGGCGTGCCCGGCCCGGTGCTCGTCGTCGCGAATGCCTGGGCGGCCTCGTCGCCGTCCGCTGCCTCGACGCCGGCCCGCGCGGCGAGGGCGAGCAGGAGCGCCAGGAGCAGCGCGGCGGCACCCGCCGGCACCCCGCGAGGGAAACGCCACCGGGACCGCGGCGGCGGGGCCGGCAAGGTGGTGGTGGCGAGGGCGGTCGTCCCCTCGGACGCACCGCCGCCCGCGGAGGGGAACAGCAGGGGCAGGAGCGCGGCCAACGCTGCCAGTCGTCCCCGGCCCCGCTCCTCCCAGTCCGGTCCGTAGGCGGCCGTGGCGACCGATTCGAGCTCGGTCACGAACGCGGCCGCGTTCTCGGGCCGCTCGTGCGGGGACTTGGCCAGGCCCCGCCGGATGAGCGGACGCAGCGGCTCCGGCGCCTCACCGTCGGGAACGGGCGTGTCCAGGTGCTGCAGGGCGAGCTCAGCGAAGTTGTCACCGGAGAACGGCTTACGGCCCGTCAGACACTCGAAGAAGGTCGCGGTCGCCGCGTAGACGTCGGCCGCCGGTGAAGCGGGAGCGCCGTTCCACTGCTCGGGCGCCATGTAGGCGGGCGTTCCGGCGACACCCGGTGTGGCGCCCCGGCCGGCCGCGATTCCGAAGTCGACGAGCTTGGAGGACCCGTCGGCGGCGACCAAGACGTTCTCGGGCTTGTAGTCGCGGTGCACGACGCCCAACCGGTGAGCGGCGGCGAGGCCCAGGAGCGAGCCCTTGAGCACGACGAGGGCGGCCTCGGGACCCGTCGACCCCTCCCGCGCGATGAGGGCACGCAAAGCCACGCCGTCGACGAGCTCCATCACGATGGCCGCGCCTCGCGGCGCCTCGACGTATTCGTAGAACCCGACGACATACGGAGTGTCCAGGGCCCCGAGGAGCCGGGCCTCGGACCGGAACCCCCGCACGAACGCCTCGTCCGAACGGAACCGCTCACTCAGGTACTTCACGGCGACCGGCAAGCCGGTCACCTCGTGCCTGGCAAGCACCACGCGCCCACTGCCACCCGCACCCAGCTCCCGGGCTTCGACATACCCCGGGACCACCCATGCGCCCATGCCCGTCCCCCTCGACGCCGCGGCCGACCATTCCCCTCACATGGACAGATTCTGGCCACGGCCGGTTCCCCGCGAAAGAGGGCAAGCAGACGTACTGCGGACCGTGACAGTTCCGGAACGCGCCCCGAGCAAAGGGGAGTCGGCCGACCACGTACCGGGCAGGTCGCCCACCGGCGGAACCAGCGGGAAGGGAGTGGGAGAGGAGGCGGGGACGGGGAGTGGGGACGGGGACGGAGATGGGGAGTGGGGACGGGGAGTGGGGGACGGGAGCGGGCAGCCTTTGCAGGCCCAGGCTGCTCGTCGCCGTCGTCAGTGCAGTCCGCTGTAGGCGGCCATCACGATCTCCATGCCGCGGTTGTCGTCCCGCTGATCCCGATCGACCATCTGGTTCACGACATAGGCCACCGTCATGCGTGAGCCGGGATCGCTCACAACCAGCGAACCGCCCCAGCCGCCCCAGCCGAAGGTGCCGCCGAACCTACCGAAGCCCACCGCCCAGGACATGGGGGTCCGCAGGACGCGATCGTCGCCGCAGAACACCTCCTGCCACGCGGGCTCGCAACCCTGGGGGGACAGCAGTCGCACACCGCCGACCGAGCCCCGGTTCGCCAGTACCGACTGGACACGGGCGACAGACCGGGCGTTCCCGAAGCCGTTCACGGCAGGGATCTGCGCACGACGCCAGGCCACGGAGTTGGTGTCCTTGACCTGGATCACGGCACCGGTGTGCTCCCGGCGTGCACCGTCCGGTCCGAGCGGCGCGCCGGCGGCGTACTCGTCAGTCAGTGACAGCGGCGGGATCAGCGGTGCGACGCGGTGGTCATGCTCGGCGGAGAGCCCGATGTGGAAGTCCGCGCCCAGCGGCCCGGCCACCTCCTCGGCGAAGAACTCACCGAGGCTGCGACCGGTGATGCGGCGGACGATCTCACCGACGAGGAACCCGAAGGTGAGCGCGTGATAGCCGGCGGCCGTTCCGGGCTCCCATTCGGGCGCCTGCGCGGCCAGCTTCGTCGTCACGCGCTCCCAGTCGTAGAACTCCTCGACCGCCGTCAGGCCGGACAGGTCAGGCAGCCCTGCGGTGTGCGACAGAACGTGCCGTACCAACACTTTCTCCTTGCCTGCCGCGGCGAACTCGGGCCAATAGGCGGCGACCGGCGCGGACAGATCGAGTCGGCCCCGGTCGGCCAGGATCAGCGCACACAGGGCGGTCATGTTCTTGGTCGTCGAGTTCACGCCGGTGAGGGTGTCGCGCTCCCAGCTGACGGAACGGTTCGCATCGGCGTACCCGCCCCAGATGTCGACCACCGGCTC is part of the Streptomyces sp. NBC_00250 genome and harbors:
- a CDS encoding serine/threonine-protein kinase — translated: MGAWVVPGYVEARELGAGGSGRVVLARHEVTGLPVAVKYLSERFRSDEAFVRGFRSEARLLGALDTPYVVGFYEYVEAPRGAAIVMELVDGVALRALIAREGSTGPEAALVVLKGSLLGLAAAHRLGVVHRDYKPENVLVAADGSSKLVDFGIAAGRGATPGVAGTPAYMAPEQWNGAPASPAADVYAATATFFECLTGRKPFSGDNFAELALQHLDTPVPDGEAPEPLRPLIRRGLAKSPHERPENAAAFVTELESVATAAYGPDWEERGRGRLAALAALLPLLFPSAGGGASEGTTALATTTLPAPPPRSRWRFPRGVPAGAAALLLALLLALAARAGVEAADGDEAAQAFATTSTGPGTPPPEPGTSPPSPSPTPTPSSLGTELPPTATTAAPSPSGNTGPSATSDGSPTDETTTATVAPPPTTSSGSTSPTSPTSTATSTATPPTPTVTPPTTTTDRPPVAVTAVSVTSLRQTGPTAASGTVEVTTDGTGPVTIYVEWFTGDEKGAPGTPDGSETYRREGATSYTLTLAHDVRGAGCYWGLRATTYPAASNGGSLQQIFIRRCTIS
- a CDS encoding serine hydrolase domain-containing protein, yielding MTDIKGFCEPRFDAVREALAASLGKDDVGASAAVYVDGEPVVDIWGGYADANRSVSWERDTLTGVNSTTKNMTALCALILADRGRLDLSAPVAAYWPEFAAAGKEKVLVRHVLSHTAGLPDLSGLTAVEEFYDWERVTTKLAAQAPEWEPGTAAGYHALTFGFLVGEIVRRITGRSLGEFFAEEVAGPLGADFHIGLSAEHDHRVAPLIPPLSLTDEYAAGAPLGPDGARREHTGAVIQVKDTNSVAWRRAQIPAVNGFGNARSVARVQSVLANRGSVGGVRLLSPQGCEPAWQEVFCGDDRVLRTPMSWAVGFGRFGGTFGWGGWGGSLVVSDPGSRMTVAYVVNQMVDRDQRDDNRGMEIVMAAYSGLH